One Pseudomonas sp. HOU2 genomic window carries:
- the tcyN gene encoding L-cystine ABC transporter ATP-binding protein TcyN — protein sequence MIVVEKLTKQFKGQEVLKGIDLEVKEGEVVAIIGPSGSGKTTFLRCLNFLEQPTSGRIKVGDIEIDTSRPLSQQQSLVRNLRQHVGFVFQNFNLFPHRTALENVIEGPIVVKKMPREQAVALGMKLLAKVGLAGKEDAYPRRLSGGQQQRVAIARALAMEPEVILFDEPTSALDPELVGEVLATIRGLAEEKRTMVIVTHEMGFARDVANRVVFFDKGVIVEQGEAKALFANPKEERTQQFLSKFLNHA from the coding sequence ATGATTGTCGTGGAAAAACTGACCAAGCAGTTCAAGGGTCAAGAGGTGCTCAAAGGCATCGATCTTGAGGTGAAGGAAGGTGAGGTCGTGGCCATCATCGGCCCCAGCGGTTCGGGCAAGACCACGTTCCTGCGCTGCCTGAATTTCCTTGAACAACCCACCAGCGGCCGGATCAAGGTCGGCGATATCGAGATCGATACCAGCCGCCCGCTGAGCCAGCAACAGAGCCTGGTGCGCAACCTGCGTCAGCACGTGGGCTTCGTGTTCCAGAACTTCAACCTGTTCCCCCACCGCACGGCGCTGGAAAACGTCATCGAAGGGCCGATCGTGGTCAAGAAGATGCCGCGCGAGCAAGCCGTTGCCCTGGGCATGAAGCTGCTGGCCAAGGTCGGTCTGGCCGGCAAGGAAGATGCTTATCCGCGTCGTCTGTCCGGCGGTCAGCAGCAGCGCGTGGCGATTGCCCGGGCGCTGGCGATGGAGCCGGAAGTGATCCTGTTCGACGAGCCGACCTCGGCCCTCGACCCGGAGCTGGTGGGCGAGGTGCTGGCGACCATTCGCGGTCTCGCTGAAGAAAAACGCACCATGGTCATCGTCACCCACGAAATGGGTTTTGCCCGCGACGTGGCCAACCGTGTGGTGTTTTTCGACAAGGGCGTGATCGTCGAACAAGGCGAAGCCAAGGCGTTGTTTGCCAATCCGAAAGAAGAACGCACCCAACAGTTTCTCAGCAAGTTCCTGAATCACGCCTGA
- the tcyL gene encoding cystine ABC transporter permease, translating to MEEAFQLALDSAPFLLKGAYYTVILSLGGMFFGLLLGFGLALMRLSRFKLVSWIARIYVSFFRGTPLLVQLFVIYYGLPQLGLELDPLPAALIGFSLNMAAYACEILRAAIGSIERGQWEAAASIGMTRAQTLRRAILPQAMRTALPPLGNSFISLVKDTALAATIQVPELFRQAQLITARTFEVFTMYLAAALIYWILATVLSHLQNKLEERANRHDQES from the coding sequence ATGGAAGAAGCTTTCCAACTCGCACTGGACTCCGCGCCCTTTCTGCTCAAGGGCGCGTATTACACGGTCATCCTCAGTCTGGGCGGCATGTTCTTCGGCTTGCTGCTGGGCTTCGGCCTGGCCTTGATGCGCCTGTCGCGCTTCAAACTGGTGAGCTGGATTGCCCGCATCTATGTGTCGTTCTTTCGCGGCACGCCGTTGCTGGTGCAACTGTTCGTGATCTATTACGGCTTGCCGCAATTGGGTCTGGAACTGGATCCGCTGCCGGCGGCGCTGATCGGCTTCTCGCTGAACATGGCTGCCTACGCCTGTGAAATCCTGCGTGCGGCGATCGGTTCGATCGAGCGCGGCCAGTGGGAAGCCGCTGCGAGCATCGGCATGACCCGTGCGCAAACCCTGCGCCGGGCCATCCTGCCGCAGGCCATGCGCACGGCGCTGCCGCCGCTGGGCAACAGCTTCATTTCGCTGGTCAAGGACACGGCACTGGCCGCCACCATTCAGGTGCCGGAACTGTTCCGCCAGGCGCAACTGATTACCGCCCGGACTTTTGAAGTCTTCACCATGTATCTTGCCGCCGCGCTGATCTACTGGATTCTGGCCACGGTGCTGTCGCACCTGCAGAACAAGTTGGAAGAGCGGGCCAATCGGCATGACCAGGAGTCCTGA
- the tcyJ gene encoding cystine ABC transporter substrate-binding protein, with protein sequence MNFSALRRNLLVGSLGLALSAGLIGQASAGEQLQQIKDKGVINVGLEGTYPPFSFVDADGKLSGFEVELSEALAQKLGVKAKIQPTKWDGILAALESKRLDVVVNQVTISDERKKKYDFSEPYTVSGIQALVLKDKEAKLNIKTAADLSGKKVGVGLGTNYEQWVRANVPGADVRTYDDDPTKFADLNNGRTDAILIDRLAALEYAKKAPKTVAAGEAFSRQESGIALRKGEPELLAAVNKALDELRADGTLEKLSKKYFNADVTK encoded by the coding sequence ATGAATTTTTCCGCACTACGTCGCAATCTGCTGGTAGGTTCGCTGGGCCTTGCACTGAGCGCAGGCCTGATCGGCCAGGCATCCGCCGGTGAGCAGCTGCAACAGATCAAGGACAAGGGCGTTATCAACGTCGGCCTGGAAGGCACTTACCCACCGTTCAGTTTCGTTGATGCCGACGGCAAGCTGTCCGGTTTCGAAGTCGAACTCTCCGAAGCCCTGGCGCAGAAACTCGGCGTAAAAGCCAAGATTCAGCCGACCAAGTGGGACGGTATCCTCGCTGCACTGGAATCCAAACGTCTCGACGTCGTGGTCAACCAAGTGACCATCTCCGACGAGCGCAAGAAGAAGTATGACTTCTCCGAGCCGTACACCGTTTCCGGGATTCAGGCGCTGGTGCTGAAGGACAAGGAAGCCAAGTTGAACATCAAGACTGCCGCCGATCTGTCCGGCAAGAAAGTCGGTGTCGGCCTGGGCACCAACTACGAGCAATGGGTCCGCGCCAACGTGCCGGGCGCTGACGTGCGTACCTACGACGATGATCCGACCAAGTTCGCCGACCTGAACAACGGTCGCACTGACGCGATCCTGATCGACCGTCTGGCTGCACTTGAATACGCCAAGAAAGCCCCGAAAACCGTGGCTGCCGGTGAAGCGTTCTCCCGTCAGGAATCCGGTATCGCCCTGCGCAAAGGCGAGCCTGAGCTGCTGGCGGCGGTGAACAAGGCGCTCGACGAACTGCGTGCCGACGGTACCCTTGAGAAGCTGTCGAAGAAATACTTCAACGCTGACGTCACCAAATAA